The Candidatus Eisenbacteria bacterium genomic sequence CAACGGCAACCCCTGCGACATGGTGGCGCGGGGGTTGCTACTTCTCCTCCACCGTGCGGGCCATATCGAGCTGCCGGCCAAGCGCTGCGCGCCGCCGAACAACGTGATCCGGCGCCAGCGGCCGGAGCCCCTACCGTTCCTCACCTGGAATCCGATCGAGTCACCTCTCTCGGACCTCCGGCCACTGGAGTTCCACCAGGTCCGGCGGACCGGTGAGGAAGCGGTCTTCGACAGTTTCATCGAGAGCCACCACTACCTCGGCTACATGCGGCCGGTCGGGGAGCACCTCAAGTTTCTCATCTACGCCCGAGGGATCCCCGTGGCCTGCATGGCCTGGTCCTCGGCGCCGCGGCACATTGGGTGCCGGGATCGATTCATCGGCTGGTCGCCCGAGGCGAGGCGGCGAAACATTCGCTTCCTCGCCTACAATACGCGCTATCTCATTCTGCCCTGGGTTCATGTCAAAGACCTTGCCTCGCACCTCCTCTCGCGCATGGCGAGGAGGATCTCGGCGGACTGGGAACAGCTCTACAGCCACCCGATCCACTTCCTGGAGACCTTCGTGGATCGGGAGCGATTCCGGGGGACGTGCTACCGGGCGGCGAACTGGATCTTCCTCGGCCTGACGACAGGCCGGGGGAAGGCGGATCAGACGAACAAGCCCAACCGCTCCCTGAAGGAATCGT encodes the following:
- a CDS encoding DUF4338 domain-containing protein, which encodes MDLAIRYRGRTFGADKIDFIRQLIADHPTASRKALSRKLCETWNWVQSNGNPCDMVARGLLLLLHRAGHIELPAKRCAPPNNVIRRQRPEPLPFLTWNPIESPLSDLRPLEFHQVRRTGEEAVFDSFIESHHYLGYMRPVGEHLKFLIYARGIPVACMAWSSAPRHIGCRDRFIGWSPEARRRNIRFLAYNTRYLILPWVHVKDLASHLLSRMARRISADWEQLYSHPIHFLETFVDRERFRGTCYRAANWIFLGLTTGRGKADQTNKPNRSLKESWGYPLSPRFREILGRLG